AGCGGTTGATTCAGGTTCGCGATTTGAGAGAGACGACGCAACGGCTTTATGAAGCGGTTGGCGTGCCGAGGGCAGATGCGCGGTTGATGGCCGATTTGCAAGTTGAGACAGATGTGCGCGGGGTTCATTCACACGGTACGCGGGCTGTGCCGGGTTACTTAAAGCGCATTCAAACTGGTCACACAAATCCCAAACCCGAAATTCGCGTTGTCCGCGAAGGACCCGCGTCGGCAACGGTAGATGGCGATGGGTGTTTGGGACATTTGGCATCTTATCGCGCGATGCAACTGGCAATTGCAAAAGCAGATAAACTGGGGATTGCTGCAACAACAGTTATAAATAGCCGTCACTACGGCGCAGCGGCCTGTTATGCGACAATGGCATTGGACCGGGATATGATCGGTTTTTGCGTGTCGAGCAGTAGTCGGGGCGTGGCGCCTTATGGCGGGATAGACAGGTTGTTGGGCAATCACGCGCTGGCTTATGCGATTCCGGCGGGTCGGGAATATCCCATTGTTCTGGATATGGCGACGGGACGGTCCGCTTGGGGGCGAGTGGGCACTATGCGTTTGTACGGACGAAAATTAGATGGCGAGTGGGTGTTAGATGAGGATGGGCAGGTGACTGATGATCCCCATCGCGCGCACGCGCTGGTAGCGCCCGGTGGTGCAAAAGGATCGGGGCTAAATGTGGTGATGGATGTTTTGAGCGGTATTCTGCCTTTTTGCCTGGCAACGGTAAATCGGGAAGATGAAT
The sequence above is a segment of the Gemmatimonadota bacterium genome. Coding sequences within it:
- a CDS encoding Ldh family oxidoreductase, translated to MHELVNGIVPIEAGEQERLIQVRDLRETTQRLYEAVGVPRADARLMADLQVETDVRGVHSHGTRAVPGYLKRIQTGHTNPKPEIRVVREGPASATVDGDGCLGHLASYRAMQLAIAKADKLGIAATTVINSRHYGAAACYATMALDRDMIGFCVSSSSRGVAPYGGIDRLLGNHALAYAIPAGREYPIVLDMATGRSAWGRVGTMRLYGRKLDGEWVLDEDGQVTDDPHRAHALVAPGGAKGSGLNVVMDVLSGILPFCLATVNREDEYQGQRRASHFFQAIKIETFCDVSDFKLEVDRMIQAIRASRPKEGVDRIYAPGEIEWLKKAAWEKTGIPMHKTHVESLEKAAEELGVEVAF